A region from the Lycium barbarum isolate Lr01 chromosome 8, ASM1917538v2, whole genome shotgun sequence genome encodes:
- the LOC132607766 gene encoding zinc finger BED domain-containing protein RICESLEEPER 2-like, giving the protein MGNFNHGESHEGGNKHFFKNGLSGPSPSTVNASVPRSKFNQNNWDFEAVDSQPQAKWNLERRLSTITVDNCSTNNAMMKTLLDEKLCKKDLLLMGRLFHVRCAAHILNLIVQEGLKVIGYSFSNVRNNVLYWIGSSSRIERFEEAARLLHISCNKKLESDCPTRWNSTYLMLKTTLDYKDVFMKLSLTDTSYRCYPTEGHWSAAEEVCCKLKLFYHITKQFSRSQYPTSSQYFSKVCEIKLELEVWVKSSNLLISSMASAMLLKYKKYWVDVHIFMGVVAIFNPRYKMKLVEFYLPHIYGETIALDKIQEVQTHCFDLFQEYKSRVPATHGASSSNEVVGFIEVDRLSSFDRFFASSRANVDTRSELDLYLEESLLPRTPSFDNLSWWKTNGLKFPALQNMARDILVILVSTVASESAFSTSGRLISPQRSRLHPTTLEALMCARTWLWNEVNGLTSTVDKVSCPTLLDEEEELDSSGLTGL; this is encoded by the exons ATGGGTAACTTTAACCATGGGGAATCTCATGAAGGTGGAAACAAGCATTTCTTTAAGAATGGGTTGTCAGGACCTTCTCCTTCTACGGTCAATGCTTCAGTCCCAAGGTCTAAGTTTAATCAGAACAATTGGGATTTCGAGGCAGTAGACTCACAGCCACAAGCCA AGTGGAATCTTGAAAGAAGATTATCAACCATCACAGTTGATAATTGTAGCACAAACAATGCAATGATGAAGACTTTGTTAGATGAGAAACTTTGTAAAAAGGATTTATTGTTGATGGGTCGATTGTTTCATGTGCGTTGTGCCGCACACATCTTGAATTTGATTGTGCAAGAAGGGCTAAAGGTGATAGGATATAGTTTTAGTAATGTGCGCAACAATGTCTTATACTGGATAGGGTCATCAAGTAGAATTGAAAGGTTTGAAGAAGCTGCACGGTTGTTACATATTTCTTGTAACAAAAAGTTGGAGTCTGATTGTCCAACTCGTTGGAACTCAACATATCTAATGTTGAAAACGACCCTAGACTATAAAGATGTGTTTATGAAGTTGAGTCTAACTGACACTAGTTATCGTTGTTATCCAACTGAAGGGCATTGGAGTGCAGCAGAAGAAGTTTGTTGTAAGTTGAAGCTTTTTTATCATATTACTAAACAATTCTCAAGAAGTCAATATCCAACTTCAAGTCAATACTTTTCAAAAGTTTGTGAAATTAAGCTAGAATTGGAAGTTTGGGTTAAAAGTTCTAATCTTTTAATTAGCTCTATGGCATCGGCAATGTTATTGAAATATAAGAAATATTGGGTTGATGTGCATATTTTTATGGGTGTGGTTGCTATCTTTAATCCGAGGTATAAGATGAAGTTGGTGGAGTTTTATCTTCCACATATTTATGGTGAAACAATTGCTTTAGATAAGATTCAAGAAGTTCAAACCCACTGTTTCGATCTCTTTCAAGAGTATAAGAGTCGAGTACCTGCTACACATGGAGCATCTAGTTCTAATGAAGTTGTTGGTTTTATTGAGGTTGATCGTCTGTCTAGCTTTGATAGATTTTTCGCTTCGAGTAGGGCTAATGTGGACACAAGATCGGAGCTAGATTTGTATTTAGAAGAAAGTTTGCTACCTCGAACTCCATCGTTCGACAATTTAAGTTGGTGGAAGACAAATGGATTAAAGTTTCCTGCTTTGCAGAATATGGCTCGTGACATCTTAGTTATTCTTGTATCTACAGTTGCTTCAGAATCGGCATTTAGCACTAGTGGGAGGTTGATTAGTCCGCAACGTAGTAGACTTCATCCTACTACTTTGGAGGCTTTGATGTGTGCTCGCACTTGGTTATGGAATGAAGTAAATG GTTTGACATCTACGGTCGACAAAGTTTCATGTCCAACATTACTTGACGAAGAGGAAGAGCTGGATTCAAGTGGACTTACTGGGCTATAG